CCTCAACCGGTCAACCTCTATCCGCCTTGGAGCTGGGCGCGCGGTGCTCGCGTCGGCGTTCCGCTTAGTGCGAAAATTGGTGGGAGGGCTCTGTCAGGTTCCAGTGGAGAGGTTCTAGGGCTGCCCACGGTGGCTGAGCTCGCCGATTCGTGGTGCACGACATCCTCTCCAGCGGCGGCCGGCTCGGCGTGCGGCTCCACAATTAGGATGGAGACGCGCACGCAGAGGACAAGATTCGCGAGGGAGAGCTAGGGCGGAGATGTGTAGTGGAGCATAGGAGCGTCAGGGAGGAGGTTGTGGGGGGGAGCTCTGGCGCTTGAATCTGACTCAAAACAAGGGCTCCCCGATTTCCCCATGTACTAATCTGCAGTCCAAAAATGTGAGCCAAGCCCTACcgacacaccctcacggtcgtcgCCACGGCTGCCGATAAGCGCTCTGGCTGGCGGAGGTCCACATCTACATCTGCTCTGTGCCGTTGTGCTTGATTGCTAGGGACTGCAATGGCGCCGGCCAGGCGCAGACAGGGATGAGTTGCTTCGTTGCAGTCGAACTCCAACTACAACACCGGATGTCAGGCCCTCTGCTGCGCGGCCGTACATCAGCAAGAACTACAATTTGCAGCAGAACAAGACGGGTGGGTCTAAGCAGGGTGCCTCGAAGGGGGAGACTGGCAGACTGCCCGGTCGATTACTCTGTTGCTCCATATTTTGGTTCTGCGCCGGATTTGGTTCCACTAAATAGCACGGTTTACTGTAAAGTCTGGTTTACACAGCCAGGCCTCGACCTTAACCATGCGCACAAGAGATTGATCAACAGGCTACAGATGCAGCAAACGAAGGTCTGCTTCGGTTGATTATTTTTGGTTAATCTGCGTCTCTGTCTCCCGCGAGGCGTTCGCGGACATAATCCGATCTAACTCGATGCATCAGGCTACGGTTGTCGAGAACCCGTCGTTGCACAAGGGCTAAGATGCAATCAATAGTTTTGGGCCAAGTACAGGTTATCAGCTTcaaacgttggttggtgctgcacTACAGAATTTTCTTTTATTAGTGTGAGATGTCTTCCTTGTGTTATGAATAAGGCCATAAACCTCCGAAAATACAAAGAACTTCCATCATTAGATTTGGATCATGACCAGTACGGTAAGGTATGGTTGTTCTGTATGCCCTTGATGaaaattttatgcacattcaaaAAAGCATGCATATGGTTTAAATTGTTGGCGCCGATATAAACATTGATCTATGTTCAGTATGTCCTAATGTGCTTAATTCCCAAGTCAATTGTAAATGATAACATTTTACCTTTCTGGTGTCAAAATGAGTTTTGCCTCAAATTAAAcaaatttttgaaaaaaaaagtaAGAACGCAGTCGGTGAGCAAACACAGATGTCAACGGACTATATATTAATATATTAATCAAATGGTGcaaacccgtagcaacgcacgggcaccttTCCTAGTTATATCTAAATTAAGTGGCGGCAGTAACTCCGAAAGGCCCGTCGAGGATATAGTCCCTCCACATCGACATTGGTATACATCAGTCTGCGAGGGATTGGGCACAACAGGGCATAACCGCGTCCTCTACTCCTGTCAATGCTCATCAGCTGAGAGACGGATCAACTGTCACTAGCGAAGGGACGCATCAGCTGTCACTGTCAGTGCCTCCGGATAGAAAACTAAAAGCAAAAGGGGGTTTCCCCTCGAGAGAACTAAAAGATTAAAGATTGTCTCGATAAATATCTGGCAAACAAACATTTGAGGTGCATATATCATCCACTACAAAACTGAAACTAACCTAACATTTATCATATCCAAAACAAGCTCTCAGACAATAACATTTGCTACACTAGCAATCAGCACAAAATTGCAACCATGTAAACATGATATCATCTTGAACAAACTCTCAGACAATGGCATTTGCAGCACTAGCGATCCTAGGCCAGAGGTCAGCACACTCCTTACCGATTGGCCCAGTAATAGCAGATCCTGCAAGGATAATAGAGAACGTGACAAGTTATCACGCAAGCAGCACTACTGTAGCTTCAAACGCTATATAGGACAATGGTGGTCCCAATAATACAATCTCATCCTTTGCTTACCTTTCATCTCACCCTTAGGATTCACAATCACCCCAGCATTATCTGCAAATAAGATATATCATCACGGTTAAGTCGATAAGCTCTGTAATTTGAGAAAACACACAAGAAATTGTAGATAAATATGGATATTATTCTCTATGCCACTGCACTTTAGATGCGATACATCATGGAACTCGAAATGATCTTGTAGTACATAACAATGTGTTCTTATTGCACTGCGAACACCCAAAAGGATCTAAAAGGAAAAAAATGATATCTCCTACCAAAGTTGCAAAGATAAATAAGATAGTGTTCAAGATTAGATAACTGAAGTATGTATGAGCAGCAAATTCTAATGAAGAAAACAAATAATCTGCATGACTATTTAGTTGTGTATAAAGAAGAAAGTGCATCTGAAAAAAGAGAAACAGACAAAGTAATAAAGCAGAAGGGGCCATGTTTTGAAATGTAAGTCCCATGGCAAGTCCCAAAGTTCCAGTGCAGCAATGCCGCTACCTAAGGTAGATGGAATATGAGATTATGTTCCAGACAGATGGAACTCCTATGAAGACTAGTCTTTAAAGGAAACCTCAACGCCCAGAAGGATTCTTTTGTGAAGTTTACTTAGAAATATGCAAACATTAAAAGTTAGCTCCAGTTATAGAAGGATCTCATTGTCCATCCATCACCAAGTAGCTTCATAATATTCAGTACAAATCAAAACGAAATGAAAAAGAACAGAACAAGTAATGTCGTTTCAGCCAGGTCTGATTTACCAACGCAGTAACTGAAGCTACAATGCTCAATGACAATGGCACGCTTATGAAAAGATTTGCAGACAGCATGTTTCAAAAACAATAGCAGCTACAATCAAACAGAGAAAGGTTGTGCTCCATGTAACAATGTGCATAACAGTGACAACTGCGTAAAAGATAACTCTAGTGGGAAGGTTTGTTTAAACATTTTATTGCAGTATCCAGAAATCATGCATTGTTTCCTAAAGAGATTCAATGGACTGACGCTATCATCACTTTGGGTGGTGTAGTGTTGTCTTTCACGAACTACTCTTAACTCCTCAATCAAATAGGGTGAGTCATGGATGGCAAGCATTCAGAATTTCGTATTATAAGGTCTAGTCCAGAAACTACTCGAATAACTTTTTGTCTAGTCAGTTTGTCACTACTTAACGCAATCGGATAAAATGCCATGCGACCAGATTAATATTACAAACAAGACGTATCTACATGCTTAATGCAACAACAACCATCGAAGAGCATAGCACGAGATGAAGCAGCAAGACCATAGCATTATCAGCACTACAGATTGCATTAGGCACACATGGGAAGCATCGTTACCTTCGAAGTACATGAAGACACCGTCCTTTCGGCGCCATGGCTTGCGCTGGCGCACGACGACCGCCGGCATGACCTTCTTCCTGAGATCGGGCTTGCCCTTCTTGACGGTGGCCATGACCATGTCGCCAACGCAGGCCGACGGCAGCCGGTTGAGCCTGCCCTTGATGCCCTTCACGGAGATGATGTAGAGGTTCTTGGCGCCAGTGTTGTCCGCGCAGTTTATCGTCGCTGCCACCGGCAGACCCAGCGACATCCGGAACTTGTTTCCGGCCGACCCTCCCCTCCCTGTTCAATTTTCCACAATATGAGCGCAAACTAGGTTAGCGGAAACCCTGAAATGAGAAAGAAGTAGCAGAACGGGGCGGAGAGGGGTGGCTTCACCCTCACGTACCTCGCTTCGACATGGCGGCGACCCCGGCGGCGCTTGCTGGAGGCGGTAGCGCGAAGAGTTATGTCCAGCTTAGGGTTTTGCTGGCTCGGGTTCATTATATTGATGAGTGAGCTATGTGGGCTTCGATCCTTGGGCTCATGATTTGCGTTAGGCCCGAGACGACCGGGCAGAGCGCGCAATAGGCCTATGCGGGTTGCACATCTGGCCGAGCTTGGAGGGGGTGCTAGACTGCTAGAGGCCTAGAGGGCCTTTGCCAGCCCATCACTAGTCTTCTTGGTATTTTTTTGTGGAAATGCCTGGAAGGCTACACAAATAGGAGTGCATACATGGGGAGCATATGGcaattcctatacaccgaccaggtcggtggttaccccgcgccgcacacccccgcgcGCGGGGTATGGGCCGGCCTGGTCGGCCCATTTCACGTttatttctgttttctgttttctgtttttttttctttttcttttctttttttctgtttttttgtttttgtttattttctgtttattttattttaaaaaaatttaaaaatttaaaatctaaaatttgttcaaatttaaaaaatgttcatatcTGGAAAtcgttcaaattcaaaaaatgttcaaataggataatcgttcaaattttaaatttgttcatattcaaaaaatcgttcaaacataagatagttcaaaataaaaaaattgttcaaatttaaaaatcgttcaaacttAAAAATCGTTCAAAATTAAAAATCTTTCAAATTTGAGATCTGTTCTATTTTTTAAAATATTCTTTTTTAAAATTTCATGtttgtgaaaaatacaaatttttcCTGAAAAACCCAGATTatgaaaaataaaaaagaaacagcAGAAAAAAAGGAAACGAAATGAGAAATACCTTCTATTGGGCCGTGGCCCAGCTAGCCACCGCAGCCAACAGCGAAATAAAACAGCCGGTCggggatagtgggccgggcccaaCAACGGTCGGGGTGTGCGGCTCCATGCTtggcaccgaccaggtcggtgtaaagGAGCCCCCCTGGTCAGGGCggatcctatacaccgaccaggtcagtGTATACCTGACGCCGCACACCTCTATATGGGCCGGGCCTAATTAGCATTTTCGGGAATTTGCCTCTTTTCGTTtctgttctcttctttctttcttttgtttttttctgttggtttttctgtttctttttctcctTCAGATTCGAAAATTATTATGATTCAAacaaatattcaaatttgaaaaatgaccATATTGggaaattcgaaaattgttcagattCGGAATTTGTTCAAAGTGAAAATTTGTTCAAAatagaaatttgttcaaatttgaaaaatgtttaaatttaaaatttgttcaaatttgagaaatgttcaaaattaaaaaatgttcaaatttgaaaattgtttaaaCTTAAAAATAGTTTagattaaaaattgttcaaacttaaaatttgttcacatttaaaatttgttcaaatgtaAAATtgattcaaattcgaaaattgttcagattcgaaatttgttcaaagtTAAAATTTGGTCAAaatcgaaatttgttcaaatttgaaaaatattcaaattgtAAAAattaatagaaaaaagaaaaatgtTACCTGATGCTGTTGGGCCGGGCCCATCAAGCCACGTCGGACCAGCGGTGCACCTTCTGCTTCGTAATAAGCAATAAGCACCGTTCGGAATCGTGGGCTGGGTCCAACAACAGCCTGAGGGTGTGCGGCTCCTCGCTcaccaccgaccaggtcggtgcaaAGCACCTCCCGGAGCATATCACGTGAAAATTGACAGATTCTGTAAATATGAAAATCGTTACCGCGACCCGTTAGATCATGCACAAAGACTTAGACTCTGCACCACCATCGAAATCGTTAAAAAAAGACCGACCTTCGCGAAGGGGGAAGGCAACTCGCTCCGCACGCGACAAGTGGCGCGATGTGGTGCCAGAAAATTCCTGGGAAGTGGTCTCGCTACTCGCCACGTGTCGCAAAGGGAAGCAAGGTGGGgatgagggaggagagagaagactgaGTTGTGTCAGTTTTCCTTTTTTCTTCTAGATTcgttttttcaaaataaaatatcttgagaaccgtaagtccaaattgcgaaccgttttcacttttgagatcctggcgtcgagatcttcaaaactagatcccatgttgataggtttggagATACTTTTTTCGTACTTCCAATAATATTATGATTATACCTGTGGTGTGTATCTAACTGTACTCGTGTttcaactgataagtacttctgtttttagtgTATTTGGTGCAATTTTTCCCTTTACTCGCTAACTGTACTCGTCCGTGTGCGGGACTGTACCTGTACTTAcgcgcgactgtacctgctcgtatgcgccactgtacttctgtacatgtacttgctcgtgttcacgactgtacctgctcgtgttcACGACTGTACCTTCTCGTATGCGCgcatgtacctgctcgtgtgcacgaTTGTACAtgctcgtgtgcgtgactgtacttgtTCTCGCCTgtgtgttcaactgtactcgggtgttgtgcgtgactgtacctgctcgtgtgcgcgCATGTACTTGTACTCGCATgtgtgttcaactgtactcgtgtgttgtgcgtgactgtacctgctcATGTGTACGTCTGTACTTGTACTCGCATGTTCGCATGTATGTTCAACTGTAGTCGTATCTAAAACGTGTAAGTACAAGTGAGCTGCTTGATTATAAAGATTTGGTTTTATCATGCCTTAGTAAGTAAGCCATGCTCAGATTAATCGATTGATCGCGTGGCAGTGTATGCGCGGGATCGCATGCAGTGTACGCGCGCGGGACCGCACGGGATGGAGCGTACTTCCTCGCATGGCTAGCGCGGCGGCGCGTACTTCACGCGCGAGGGATGGAGCGTCACGTGGAGATTGACACGTGTCAGCTTTTTGTGCGAAGCGCGGAACAGTTTTTTCCTTTGAGAAGGTTGGTCTTTAGGCAGTGGTACCCCACCACCATCCCATCTTCGTCTATACTGCAGTGGTGGAGCTTGGGCCGATTTTTTAGGGGGGCAAATGGGCTGAGAGGGGCAAAATTACATGATTTTGGGCCAATTTGGGGAGCAAATGGGCCAAATCCGTACAATCTCTTCAGGAATTGCTCATGGGCTGGGGGCCGCGGCCCCCTGACTTGGCTCCCAGTGGCAACAGGCCTCTTGAATAACATAGTCTTCTCAACTCCCCCGTCCTTCTCTCGGAACCTACCATTCTCTCTCCCTTAGCAAAAAAACGTGCTTGAGTTCCCTTCTATTACCTACACCCAGCACCTCCCTTCCATAGAGATCGGCATACTGTTCGAAACGAGGTCTATTTTGTTGTTGCTTTTTCGATTTTGGATCTTGTTCTTTGCGGAAAAGTCCATCTCGACTAAAAAATGCAGTTTCTTTGTTGCTTCAATGCAATTAATTTCCCGGGTCCTAGGAAGTTTTGGTTTTAGCTCCAAAGGGACTCCATCGCAGGTTTCATATTCAAAAAGATTTGGATCCAAATTCTTGGATTCTTCTAGTGATGAACATTGAGATTCGATCGGCTAGGCTCGAAGAGTCGCATCGAGAGAAGTCATGCCGCCGCCATTGGCCAAACATGATTTGCACAACGGCATCCCCCGACAACGGCAAGAGAGAGGAGGTGGAAATGAGATATGGCAGCAGCTAGGATTTGAAACTCCGcgcgtgccccccccccccccccccgcctcaTGAGAGCAACGCGGGGGCCAagcaagattcgtgccaccgctcGTTAGACTCTTCAACATCAACTCTTGTTCCAGAAATATAGTTTGAGCAGCGTTGGAGGAGcgagattgtttgcagaaaacctaGCTTTCTCCATTCCTTTATCGTCAATCATCCTTGTCCCTGGCAGCCAATTTGGCGCTTGAGATGAGGGAAACCCCAGATTTACATGTTCTTTACAGCTTATTTTTCCTTATAGTTATATTTATTTTGGTGATAACTTTTGATAGAGAATTTGGCATCACACATAATAAGAGGCACATGGATTTGTCTCCATCCTGGTGTTTTCACCGTGGCAGGCACAACTGACATCTAGGAGCTCGTGGTGTTTTCTTCCTACAAATCATTGGCTCTAGGTCATCCAGTTTATCATGTATTCATGTAGCGTTTCCATGGTGGTTTTAAGTTTTCTCGGTAGTTAGTAGTATTGTATTAGTCTAGTACtacgtactacctccatcccaaggcttaaggcctatattttttcagaaagtcaaactatgttaaattTAACTATTTTTTATAAAAAATAATTAACATGgaaaatacaaaatcaatatcattagatagataatga
This Lolium perenne isolate Kyuss_39 chromosome 1, Kyuss_2.0, whole genome shotgun sequence DNA region includes the following protein-coding sequences:
- the LOC127299771 gene encoding large ribosomal subunit protein uL14 gives rise to the protein MSKRGRGGSAGNKFRMSLGLPVAATINCADNTGAKNLYIISVKGIKGRLNRLPSACVGDMVMATVKKGKPDLRKKVMPAVVVRQRKPWRRKDGVFMYFEDNAGVIVNPKGEMKGSAITGPIGKECADLWPRIASAANAIV